The Pleuronectes platessa chromosome 11, fPlePla1.1, whole genome shotgun sequence genome includes a window with the following:
- the LOC128450571 gene encoding uncharacterized protein LOC128450571 yields MDIVLPRLTKVLSLWELLLAKVERGGPARTRFPDIYREYESLQVHVKQAAQDYIISPQGGATSLEVRNIEVARSLGILDEVNKMRMVPGASPCPSLTSKNVRYIENSKMLPPSKRFKMENSVSVHQNGIETLKTGGKTVTPVTPVTSSQDSSLVSVPPLGIPDGTKLLTTSADLSASGSTSAKTPATKAPPTDTPMEVTPGDQGEGPLPVGQDQALSTSAIAAQMKELEEALGSSPETETKPLKSDSVQTPGSTLIQATGSATIQTLESSTVQIQASSQLQQGDLFQSSTTEAFEAKELKEGQEIYIETEGLTVQLAEPASDQIVIVNGPDGTTMHIQTQEGVPLEAVQALLGIEASDGTKP; encoded by the exons ATGGACATCGTTCTTCCTCGTTTGACCAAAGTCTTGAGTCTGTGGGAGCTGCTGTTGGCAAAG GTGGAGCGCGGTGGTCCTGCTCGGACTCGGTTTCCAGACATTTACCGAGAGTACGAGTCTCTGCAGGTTCATGTGAAACAGGCCGCTCAGGATTATATCATCAGTCCACAAGGAGGAGCCACTTCACTTGAGGTCAGGAACATTGAG GTTGCCAGGTCTCTCGGGATCCTGGATGAGGTGAACAAGATGAGGATGGTTCCTGGGGCATCTCCCTGTCCCAGTCTGACCAGTAAGAATGTTCGATACATCGAG AATTCTAAGATGTTACCGCCGTCGAAGAGATTCAAGATGGAGAACAGTGTTTCAGTTCACCAGAACGGAATAGAGACGCTCAAAACAG GTGGAAAAACAGTGACCCCTGTGacccccgtcacctcctctcagGACTCCAGCTTGGTCTCTGTGCCTCCTCTGGGGATTCCAGATGGAACCAAACTCTTGACCACCAGTGCTGACCTCAG TGCTTCTGGCTCCACCTCTGCTAAGACACCCGCAACCAAGGCTCCCCCCACTGACACACCCATGGAGGTGACTCCAGGAGACCAGGGGGAGGGGCCTCTGCCAGTGGGCCAGGACCAGGCCCTGAGTACATCTGCCATCGCAGCCCAgatgaaggagctggaggaagctCTGGGCTCGAGTCCCGAAACTGAGACAAAACCTCTGAAGTCCGACTCTGTCCAGACACCTGGTTCTACCTTGATTCAGGCAACCGGGTCTGCAACAATCCAGACTCTTGAGTCCAGCACAGTCCAGATACAGGCCTCCTCTCAGCTACAGCAGGGGGACTTGTTTCAGTCCAGCACCACAGAGGCATTTGAAGCCAAAGAACTGAAAGAGGGACAGGAGATCTACATTGAGACGGAGGGGCTAACAGTCCAACTTGCAGAACCCGCATCAGACCAGATCGTCATTGTCAATGGGCCAGATGGGACCACTATGCATATCCAGACTCAAGAAGGGGTCCCCCTGGAGGCGGTCCAGGCCCTGCTGGGAATCGAGGCATCAGACGGAACTAAACCCTGA
- the cinp gene encoding cyclin-dependent kinase 2-interacting protein isoform X1, whose product MFSGQSGDIKMTSANRKCSAVTGSARKIKDNVADWHNLMLRWEKLNEVGFCVAANIVNIKLSRNKQQQLVDESSSSSSSSSPPALELQDECSKLHDIVVKMVAIVTKMEHLMTSQRGIRDLEEFQFGPEGRTSPLFHTWSTEQFESSSGFLWEAFSQELKLKQAVLQEVAHTTDPDLDMVFLSCWLHQPYTPPQTRQNLEALLLETGHRPL is encoded by the exons ATGTTCTCAGGTCAGTCAGGTGACATCAAGATGACCTcagcaaacaggaagtgctctGCTGTCACAGGAAGTGCTAGAAAGATCAAAGATAACGTGGCCGACTGGCACAACCTGATGCTGAGGTGGGAGAAGCTCAATGAGGTCGGATTCTGTGTAGCAGCCAACATCGTCAACATCAAACT GTCTCggaacaaacagcagcagctggtggatgaatcctcctcgtcctcctcgtcttcctcacctCCAGCTTTGGAGCTGCAGGACGAATGCAGCAAACTTCATGACATCGTCGTCAAAATG GTTGCCATTGTGACAAAGATGGAGcatctgatgacatcacagcgaGGCATTCGGGATCTGGAGGAATTTCAGTTTGGACCCGAAGGAAGAACAAGTCCTCTATTTCACACCTGGAGCACTGAACAGTTTG aATCCTCATCGGGCTTCCTGTGGGAAGCGTTCAGTCAGGAGCTGAAGTTGAAGCAGGCCGTCCTGCAGGAAGTCGCTCACACCACAGACCCTGACCTTGACATGGTCTTCCTGTCCTGCTGGCTACATCAGCCATACACCCCCCCCCAGACCCGACAGAACCTGGAggctctgctgctggagacTGGACACCGCCCACTGTGA
- the cinp gene encoding cyclin-dependent kinase 2-interacting protein isoform X3 yields the protein MTSANRKCSAVTGSARKIKDNVADWHNLMLRWEKLNEVGFCVAANIVNIKLSRNKQQQLVDESSSSSSSSSPPALELQDECSKLHDIVVKMVAIVTKMEHLMTSQRGIRDLEEFQFGPEGRTSPLFHTWSTEQFESSSGFLWEAFSQELKLKQAVLQEVAHTTDPDLDMVFLSCWLHQPYTPPQTRQNLEALLLETGHRPL from the exons ATGACCTcagcaaacaggaagtgctctGCTGTCACAGGAAGTGCTAGAAAGATCAAAGATAACGTGGCCGACTGGCACAACCTGATGCTGAGGTGGGAGAAGCTCAATGAGGTCGGATTCTGTGTAGCAGCCAACATCGTCAACATCAAACT GTCTCggaacaaacagcagcagctggtggatgaatcctcctcgtcctcctcgtcttcctcacctCCAGCTTTGGAGCTGCAGGACGAATGCAGCAAACTTCATGACATCGTCGTCAAAATG GTTGCCATTGTGACAAAGATGGAGcatctgatgacatcacagcgaGGCATTCGGGATCTGGAGGAATTTCAGTTTGGACCCGAAGGAAGAACAAGTCCTCTATTTCACACCTGGAGCACTGAACAGTTTG aATCCTCATCGGGCTTCCTGTGGGAAGCGTTCAGTCAGGAGCTGAAGTTGAAGCAGGCCGTCCTGCAGGAAGTCGCTCACACCACAGACCCTGACCTTGACATGGTCTTCCTGTCCTGCTGGCTACATCAGCCATACACCCCCCCCCAGACCCGACAGAACCTGGAggctctgctgctggagacTGGACACCGCCCACTGTGA
- the cinp gene encoding cyclin-dependent kinase 2-interacting protein isoform X2 has product MEGQSGDIKMTSANRKCSAVTGSARKIKDNVADWHNLMLRWEKLNEVGFCVAANIVNIKLSRNKQQQLVDESSSSSSSSSPPALELQDECSKLHDIVVKMVAIVTKMEHLMTSQRGIRDLEEFQFGPEGRTSPLFHTWSTEQFESSSGFLWEAFSQELKLKQAVLQEVAHTTDPDLDMVFLSCWLHQPYTPPQTRQNLEALLLETGHRPL; this is encoded by the exons ATGGAGG GTCAGTCAGGTGACATCAAGATGACCTcagcaaacaggaagtgctctGCTGTCACAGGAAGTGCTAGAAAGATCAAAGATAACGTGGCCGACTGGCACAACCTGATGCTGAGGTGGGAGAAGCTCAATGAGGTCGGATTCTGTGTAGCAGCCAACATCGTCAACATCAAACT GTCTCggaacaaacagcagcagctggtggatgaatcctcctcgtcctcctcgtcttcctcacctCCAGCTTTGGAGCTGCAGGACGAATGCAGCAAACTTCATGACATCGTCGTCAAAATG GTTGCCATTGTGACAAAGATGGAGcatctgatgacatcacagcgaGGCATTCGGGATCTGGAGGAATTTCAGTTTGGACCCGAAGGAAGAACAAGTCCTCTATTTCACACCTGGAGCACTGAACAGTTTG aATCCTCATCGGGCTTCCTGTGGGAAGCGTTCAGTCAGGAGCTGAAGTTGAAGCAGGCCGTCCTGCAGGAAGTCGCTCACACCACAGACCCTGACCTTGACATGGTCTTCCTGTCCTGCTGGCTACATCAGCCATACACCCCCCCCCAGACCCGACAGAACCTGGAggctctgctgctggagacTGGACACCGCCCACTGTGA
- the dkc1 gene encoding H/ACA ribonucleoprotein complex subunit DKC1 isoform X1 translates to MRSFFMNLISVSTASVKKKKKVKKMSDDEVGEIQQSGDFLIRPESKVASLDTSQWPLLLKNFDKLNVRTAHYTPLPCGSNPLKRSIQDYVRSGFINLDKPANPSSHEVVAWIRRILRVEKTGHSGTLDPKVTGCLIVCVDRATRLVKSQQSAGKEYVGIVRLHNAIESEHTLARAIETLTGALFQRPPLIAAVKRQLRVRTIYESKLIEYDPERRLGIFWVSCEAGTYIRTLCVHLGLLLGVGGQMQELRRVRSGVMGEKDHMVTMHDVLDAQWQFDHNKDESYLRRVVFPLEKLLVSLKRLVMKDSSVNAICYGAKIMLPGVLRYEDGIEVNQDIVVITTKGEAICTAVALMTTAVISTCDHGVVAKIKRVIMERDTYPRKWGLGPKASQKKMLIQKGLLDKHGKPNGSTPQDWKKQYVDFSVSKAGPEEGPCDATAKRKREATDSDGETTAAAEQPAEEVKKEKKKKKKEKRIKLEEAGSVEEGAGLDETGAELITEVVAEGEKKKKKKKKQKDDAQE, encoded by the exons ATGAGAAGTTTCTTCATGAATCTGATTTCTGTTTCCACAGCgtcagtgaagaagaagaagaaggtgaagaagaTGAGTGACGATGAAGTTGGG GAGATTCAACAGAGCGGGGACTTCCTCATCCGACCGGAGAGCAAGGTGGCGTCTCTGGACACGTCCCAGTGGCCCCTGCTACTGAAG AACTTTGACAAACTGAATGTGCGCACAGCTCATTACACGCCGCTGCCGTGCGGCAGCAACCCGCTGAAGAGGAGCATCCAGGACTACGTCAG GTCAGGATTCATTAACTTGGACAAACCTGCAAATCCCTCCTCCCACGAGGTGGTGGCGTGGATCCGGAGGATCCTGCGGGTGGAGAAGACGGGTCACAGCGGGACGCTCGACCCGAAGGTCACGGGGTGTCTGATCGTGTGTGTAGACCGAGCCACGCGATTGGTCAAATCTCAGCAGAGCGCCG gtaaAGAGTATGTGGGCATCGTTCGGCTGCACAATGCAATAGAGAGCGAACACACTCTGGCTCGG GCGATAGAAACACTGACCGGCGCCTTGTTCCAACGACCGCCCCTGATCGCTGCTGTGAAGCGTCAGCTGAGAGTCCGAACCATCTACGAGAGCAAACTGATCGAGTACGACCCAGAGAGGAGGCTAG GTATCTTCTGGGTGAGCTGTGAAGCGGGAACTTACATCCGGACTCTGTGTGTCCACCTGGGTCTGCTGCTGGGGGTCGGAGGTCAGATGCAGGAACTGAGGAGAGTCCGATCCGGAGTCATGGGAGAGAAG GACCACATGGTGACGATGCACGACGTGCTGGACGCTCAGTGGCAGTTCGACCACAACAAAGACGAGTCGTACCTGAGGAGAGTCGTGTTCCCGCTGGAGAAGCTGCTGGTGTCTCTCAAACGTCTGGTGATGAAGGACAGCTCC GTGAACGCTATCTGCTACGGAGCCAAGATCATGCTGCCCGGTGTGCTGCGGTACGAGGACGGCATCGAGGTGAACCAGGACATCGTCGTGATAACAACCAAGGGAGAGGCCATctgcacag CTGTTGCTCTGATGACGACGGCGGTGATCTCCACATGTGATCATGGCGTGGTGGCAAAGATCAAGAGGGTGATCATGGAGAGAGACACGTATCCTCGGAAGTGGGGTCTAGGACCAAAG GCGAGCCAGAAGAAGATGTTGATTCAGAAAGGACTCCTTGACAAACATGGGAAACCAAACGGCAGCACGCCGCAGGACTGGAAGAAGCAGTACGTGGACTTCAG CGTCTCCAAAGCTGGTCCAGAGGAAGGTCCATGTGATGCCACAGCAAAG aggaagagggaggcgACGGACAGTGATGGAGAAACgacggcagcagcagagcagcctgcagaggaagtaaagaaagagaagaagaagaaaaagaaagagaagaggattaAGCTGGAGGAGGCGGGCTCTGTAGAAGAGGGGGCAGGTCTTGATGAGACGGGGGCGGAGCTCATTACAGag GTTGTTGctgaaggagagaagaagaagaaaaagaagaagaaacagaaagacgACGCACAAGAGTAA
- the dkc1 gene encoding H/ACA ribonucleoprotein complex subunit DKC1 isoform X2 — protein sequence MADTEASVKKKKKVKKMSDDEVGEIQQSGDFLIRPESKVASLDTSQWPLLLKNFDKLNVRTAHYTPLPCGSNPLKRSIQDYVRSGFINLDKPANPSSHEVVAWIRRILRVEKTGHSGTLDPKVTGCLIVCVDRATRLVKSQQSAGKEYVGIVRLHNAIESEHTLARAIETLTGALFQRPPLIAAVKRQLRVRTIYESKLIEYDPERRLGIFWVSCEAGTYIRTLCVHLGLLLGVGGQMQELRRVRSGVMGEKDHMVTMHDVLDAQWQFDHNKDESYLRRVVFPLEKLLVSLKRLVMKDSSVNAICYGAKIMLPGVLRYEDGIEVNQDIVVITTKGEAICTAVALMTTAVISTCDHGVVAKIKRVIMERDTYPRKWGLGPKASQKKMLIQKGLLDKHGKPNGSTPQDWKKQYVDFSVSKAGPEEGPCDATAKRKREATDSDGETTAAAEQPAEEVKKEKKKKKKEKRIKLEEAGSVEEGAGLDETGAELITEVVAEGEKKKKKKKKQKDDAQE from the exons ATGGCGGACACAGAGG CgtcagtgaagaagaagaagaaggtgaagaagaTGAGTGACGATGAAGTTGGG GAGATTCAACAGAGCGGGGACTTCCTCATCCGACCGGAGAGCAAGGTGGCGTCTCTGGACACGTCCCAGTGGCCCCTGCTACTGAAG AACTTTGACAAACTGAATGTGCGCACAGCTCATTACACGCCGCTGCCGTGCGGCAGCAACCCGCTGAAGAGGAGCATCCAGGACTACGTCAG GTCAGGATTCATTAACTTGGACAAACCTGCAAATCCCTCCTCCCACGAGGTGGTGGCGTGGATCCGGAGGATCCTGCGGGTGGAGAAGACGGGTCACAGCGGGACGCTCGACCCGAAGGTCACGGGGTGTCTGATCGTGTGTGTAGACCGAGCCACGCGATTGGTCAAATCTCAGCAGAGCGCCG gtaaAGAGTATGTGGGCATCGTTCGGCTGCACAATGCAATAGAGAGCGAACACACTCTGGCTCGG GCGATAGAAACACTGACCGGCGCCTTGTTCCAACGACCGCCCCTGATCGCTGCTGTGAAGCGTCAGCTGAGAGTCCGAACCATCTACGAGAGCAAACTGATCGAGTACGACCCAGAGAGGAGGCTAG GTATCTTCTGGGTGAGCTGTGAAGCGGGAACTTACATCCGGACTCTGTGTGTCCACCTGGGTCTGCTGCTGGGGGTCGGAGGTCAGATGCAGGAACTGAGGAGAGTCCGATCCGGAGTCATGGGAGAGAAG GACCACATGGTGACGATGCACGACGTGCTGGACGCTCAGTGGCAGTTCGACCACAACAAAGACGAGTCGTACCTGAGGAGAGTCGTGTTCCCGCTGGAGAAGCTGCTGGTGTCTCTCAAACGTCTGGTGATGAAGGACAGCTCC GTGAACGCTATCTGCTACGGAGCCAAGATCATGCTGCCCGGTGTGCTGCGGTACGAGGACGGCATCGAGGTGAACCAGGACATCGTCGTGATAACAACCAAGGGAGAGGCCATctgcacag CTGTTGCTCTGATGACGACGGCGGTGATCTCCACATGTGATCATGGCGTGGTGGCAAAGATCAAGAGGGTGATCATGGAGAGAGACACGTATCCTCGGAAGTGGGGTCTAGGACCAAAG GCGAGCCAGAAGAAGATGTTGATTCAGAAAGGACTCCTTGACAAACATGGGAAACCAAACGGCAGCACGCCGCAGGACTGGAAGAAGCAGTACGTGGACTTCAG CGTCTCCAAAGCTGGTCCAGAGGAAGGTCCATGTGATGCCACAGCAAAG aggaagagggaggcgACGGACAGTGATGGAGAAACgacggcagcagcagagcagcctgcagaggaagtaaagaaagagaagaagaagaaaaagaaagagaagaggattaAGCTGGAGGAGGCGGGCTCTGTAGAAGAGGGGGCAGGTCTTGATGAGACGGGGGCGGAGCTCATTACAGag GTTGTTGctgaaggagagaagaagaagaaaaagaagaagaaacagaaagacgACGCACAAGAGTAA
- the clec14a gene encoding C-type lectin domain family 14 member A, protein MAFWFSSCWIYIWILVQSTELSADSASAPLYTIHRAQVSFEQARQACSPGGLTSLATQQEVTSVLGLISELLLPQSEFTFWVGLKKAKNQCVVPGSRLRGFSWTEDEGADSPVIPWAKEPQDTCTTVRCVVLQGKHDGLAVTSWGLSPVTCRESSVHPFICKLRDGQTRLMPEDGTSTIKPSSPEPVTHEVKPTEQEPPETESKPPMREPGTDLNFETEPDPGPDSGSVVVSNLCPRPVIPRARSLRLDNNNTRIRVECWSGDNLDLYCWGPPDVWRLLDDSPANLTVLCQPCRAGFQKDASGNCVDLDECPGAPCRHTCLNTEGSYMCVCLDQDGRHHDEGSPACTHTATLDDRGSVWGILVPVLAAVAVLVVLVVLVVVTVKCCLKRNARKRALKESEKMVMKNEDNQA, encoded by the coding sequence ATGGCGTTTTGGTTCAGCTCTTGTTGGATTTACATTTGGATCCTCGTTCAGTCCACAGAACTCTCGGCTGACTCGGCTTCAGCGCCTCTTTACACCATCCACCGCGCCCAGGTCAGCTTTGAGCAGGCCAGGCAGGCCTGCTCCCCCGGGGGCCTCACCTCCCTCGCCACCCAGCAGGAGGTCACCAGCGTCCTCGGGCTCATCTCCGAGTTGCTGTTGCCTCAGAGTGAATTCACCTTTTGGGTCGGACTGAAGAAAGCCAAGAACCAGTGTGTTGTCCCCGGCTCGCGGCTGAGAGGCTTCAGTTGGACCGAGGACGAGGGGGCGGACTCGCCGGTGATTCCCTGGGCGAAGGAGCCTCAGGACACGTGCACCACGGTTCGCTGTGTGGTGCTACAGGGGAAACACGATGGGCTGGCTGTGACCAGCTGGGGTCTGAGTCCGGTCACCTGCAGGGAAAGTTCAGTTCATCCGTTCATCTGCAAACTGAGAGACGGACAGACGAGGCTGATGCCTGAGGACGGAACGTCCACCATTAAACCTTCATCACCGGAACCAGTAACACATGAAGTTAAACCAACAGAGCAGGAACCACCTGAAACTGAATCCAAGCCTCCCATGCGAGAACCAGGAACTGATTTGAATTTTGAAACCGAACCTGACCCTGGacctgactctggatcagtggTGGTATCGAACTTGTGTCCGCGTCCAGTGATCCCCAGAGCACGCTCTCTCCGTctggacaacaacaacaccaggaTCCGGGTGGAGTGCTGGTCCGGAGACAACCTGGATCTGTACTGCTGGGGTCCTCCTGACGTGTGGCGTCTTTTGGACGACTCCCCCGCCAACCTCACCGTCCTCTGCCAGCCGTGCAGGGCCGGCTTCCAGAAAGACGCCTCTGGAAACTGTGTGGATCTGGACGAGTGCCCcggcgccccctgcaggcacaCCTGTTTGAACACCGAGGGCTCGTACATGTGCGTCTGCCTCGACCAGGACGGGAGACATCACGACGAGGGCTCACCGGCCTGCACGCACACGGCGACTCTCGATGACAGGGGCTCCGTCTGGGGCATCCTGGTCCCGGTGCTGGCTGCTGTGgcggtgctggtggtgctggtggtgctcgTTGTAGTGACAGTGAAATGCTGCCTGAAGAGAAACGCAAGGAAACGGGCTCTGAAGGAGTCCGAGAAGATGGTGATGAAGAACGAAGACAACCAGGCCTGA
- the sec23a gene encoding protein transport protein Sec23A: protein MATFPEFIAQNEERDGVRFSWNVWPSSRLEATRMVVPVAALFTPLKERPDLPPIQYEPVLCSRATCRAVLNPMCQVDYRAKLWACNFCYQRNQFPPSYAGITEVNQPAELLPQFSTIEYVVQRGPQMPLVFLYVVDTCMEDEDLQALKESLQMSLSLLPPTALVGLITFGRMVQVHELGCEGISKSYVFRGSKDLNAKQLQEMLGLTKPLATQGRGPQTVQQPLSNRFLQPVQKIDMNLTDLLGELQRDPWPVTQGKRPLRSLGVAMSIAVGLLECTFPNTGARIMTFIGGPATQGPGMVVGDELKTPIRSWHDIEKDNAKFMKKATKHYESLANRASNHGHIIDMYACALDQTGLLEMKCCANYTGGYMVMADSFNTSLFKQTFQRVFTKDVQGSFKMAFAATLEIKTSREVKLSGAIGPCVSLNAKGPCVSENEIGTGGTCQWKICGLDPGTTLALYFEVVNQHNAPVPQGGRGAVQFVTQYQHSSGQRRIRVTTTARNWADAQTQIQNIAASFDQEAAAILMARLAVYRAETEEGPDVLRWLDRQLIRLCQKFGDYHKDDPNSFRFSETFSLYPQFMFHLRRSPFLQVFNNSPDESSYYRHQFNRQDLTQALIMIQPVLYAYSFNGPPEPVLLDSSSILPDRILLMDTFFQILIYHGETVSQWRKAGYQEIPEYENFKHLLQAPVDDAQELLHNRFPMPRYIDTEHGGSQARFLLSKVNPSQTHNNMYTWGQESGAPILTDDVSLQVFMDHLKKLAVSSAA, encoded by the exons ATGGCAACCTTCCCAGAATTCATTGCTCAGAACGAGGAGCGTGACGGTGTTCGCTTCAGCTGGAACGTGTGGCCCTCCAGTCGGTTGGAGGCCACTCGCATGGTGGTGCCGGTGGCGGCTCTGTTCACGCCCCTGAAGGAGCGACCCGACCTGCCGCCCATCCAGTATGAACCGGTTCTCTGCAGCCGGGCCACCTGTCGAGCTGTGCTCAACCCCATGTG TCAAGTGGACTACCGGGCCAAACTGTGGGCGTGTAACTTCTGTTACCAGAGGAATCAG ttTCCTCCATCCTATGCTGGGATCACTGAGGTGAACCAACCTGCTGAGCTGCTGCCTCAGTTCTCCACCATCGAGTACGTGGTGCAG CGGGGTCCTCAGATGCCGCTGGTCTTCCTGTATGTGGTGGACACCTGTATGGAGGACGAAGACCTGCAGGCTCTGAAGGAGTCTCTGCAGAtgtccctgtctctgctccCTCCCACTGCGCTGGTGGGACTCATCACTTTTGGACGCATGGTCCAGGTCCACGAGCTCGGCTGTGAGGGGATCTCCAAGAGCTACGTCTTCAGGGGCAGCAAGGACCTGAACGCCAAGCAGCTGCAG GAGATGCTTGGTTTGACCAAACCTTTGGCCACTCAGGGCCGAGGTCCTCAAACCGTCCAACAGCCTCTGTccaacag GTTCCTGCAGCCAGTGCAGAAGATCGACATGAACCTGACCGACCTGTTGGGAGAGCTGCAGCGTGACCCCTGGCCTGTCACTCAGGGGAAGAGACCTCTGCGCTCTCTAGGCGTGGCCATGTCCATTGCTGTCGGCCTACTGGAG TGCACCTTTCCCAACACTGGCGCTCGCATCATGACGTTCATCGGCGGCCCAGCGACACAGGGGCCTGGCATGGTGGTGGGAGACGAACTGAAGACGCCCATCAGGTCGTGGCACGACATTGAGAAGGACAACGCCAAGTTCATGAAGAAAGCCACCAAG caCTATGAGTCTCTTGCTAACAGAGCGTCCAATCATGGTCACATCATCGACATGTACGCCTGTGCTCTTGATCAGACCGGTCTGCTGGAGATGAAGTGCTGTGCCAACTACACCgg agGCTACATGGTGATGGCGGACTCCTTCAATACATCTCTGTTTAAACAAACCTTCCAGAGAGTTTTCACCAAAGATGTCCAGGGCTCTTTCAAAATGGCCTTTGCCGCCACGCTGGAGATCAAG acTTCGAGAGAGGTCAAGCTCTCGGGAGCCATTGGaccgtgtgtgtctctgaacgCTAAAGGACCCTGTGTCTCTGAGAAC GAGATCGGTACGGGAGGAACATGTCAATGGAAGATCTGTGGTTTGGATCCCGGCACCACACTGGCTCTTTACTTCGAGGTCGTCAACCAG CACAACGCTCCGGTTCCTCAGGGCGGCCGTGGAGCCGTCCAGTTCGTGACTCAGTACCAGCACTCGTCAGGACAGAGACGCATCAGAGTCACCACCACCGCCAGGAA ctggGCAGATGCTCAGACTCAGATTCAGAACATCGCAGCGTCGTTCGACCAGGAGGCGGCGGCCATTCTGATGGCGAGGCTGGCTGTGTACCGTgcggagacggaggaggggcCAGATGTTCTGCGATGGTTAGACAGACAGCTGATCAGACTG tgtcagAAGTTTGGAGATTATCACAAAGACGATCCAAACTCCTTCAGGTTCTCCGAGACCTTCTCCCTCTACCCTCAG ttcatgtTCCACCTGCGGCGCTCCCCGTTCCTCCAGGTGTTCAACAACAGTCCAGACGAGAGTTCGTACTACAGACATCAGTTCAACAGACAGGACCTGACTCAGGCCCTCATCATGATCCAGCCTGTGCTGTACGCCTACTCCTTCAACGGGCCGCCAGAG CCCGTCCTGctggacagcagcagcatcctgccGGACAGAATCCTCTTGATGGACACATTCTTCCAGATCCTCATTTACCACGGAGAG acgGTGTCTCAGTGGAGGAAGGCTGGTTACCAGGAAATCCCTGAGTATGAAAACTTCAAACACCTTCTTCAGGCTCCAGTGGACGACGCTCAGGAGCTGCTACACAATCGTTTTCCGATGCCCAGATACATCGACACAGAGCACGGAGGCAGCCAG GCTCGTTTCCTGCTCTCCAAAGTGAACCCCTCCCAGACCCACAACAACATGTACACCTGGGGACAG GAGTCTGGAGCTCCCATCCTGACGGACGACGTCAGTCTGCAGGTGTTCATGGATCATCTGAAGAAGCTCGCTGTCTCCAGTGCTGCCTGA
- the LOC128450638 gene encoding histamine H2 receptor encodes MVDALRTLYASLMAVTSAASVSGNLLLLLVMLFNKDLRSDTLGLTVSFSLSDLALGLSTIPFGAHNSLSQTSGYPSEGVLCQGSGFIFLLLQTSSIHSLTWATVDKFTEICFALSYRSIWTTGRSRVVLVLVWLFCLVNATLPLLGFGTYAYSESRFLCCLSFTPDNQVFVVLWMMLGIVLPILTMCSLYGHIVYVARKQARRGTFMCNELHCFQVPANNYLRSSILMLTTSVCVLVCWLPFISVCLYETFSGHQSSAVTSALSAWLVLTSSALNPWITCMTQT; translated from the exons ATGGTGGACGCTCTGAGGACGCTGTATGCCAGTCTGATGGCTGTAACCAGTGCAGCGTCTGTCAGTgggaacctcctcctcctgctggtgaTGCTCTTCAACAAGGATCTTCGGTCCGACACGCTGGGTCTTACCGTGAGTTTCAGCCTCAGCGACCTGGCCCTGGGACTCTCCACCATCCCCTTCGGGGCCCACAACAGCCTCTCCCAAACCTCTGGATACCCGAGTGAGGGCGTCCTCTGTCAGGGCAGCggcttcatcttcctcctgctgcagactTCCTCCATCCACTCGCTCACCTGGGCGACCGTAGACAAGTTCACAGAGATCTGCTTCGCCCTCAGCTACCGAAGCATCTGGACGACCGGACGGAGTCGggtggtcctggtcctggtctggCTGTTCTGTCTGGTGAACGCCACCCTGCCCCTGCTGGGGTTTGGCACCTACGCCTACAGCGAGTCCCGGTTCCTGTGCTGCCTGAGCTTCACACCTGACAACCAGGTCTTCGTGGTGCTGTGGATGATGTTAGGCATCGTGTTACCGATCCTCACCATGTGCTCTCTGTACGGACACATCGTCTACGTGGCCCGGAAGCAGGCTCGCAGGGGAACGTTCATGTGCAACGAGCTGCACTGCTTCCAGGTTCCTGCCAACAACTACCTGAGGAGCTCCATCCTCATGCTGACCACCTCAG tgtgtgtgctggtgtgctGGCTGCCGTTCATCTCAGTGTGTTTGTACGAGACGTTCAGCGGTCACCAGAGCTCTGCAGTGACCTCTGCCCTTTCTGCTTGGCTGGTTCTGACCAGCTCTGCCCTCAACCCCTGGATCACCTGCATGACTCAGACGTAA